Proteins from a genomic interval of Desulfovibrio aminophilus DSM 12254:
- a CDS encoding HPr family phosphocarrier protein, whose amino-acid sequence MGEMNEARDAEAAFPGEVTRRVVVTNQLGLHARPAGKLAQTAQNFKASISIVCQDQEVDAKSILEILTLAAAQGSSLDLKAKGEDAAQAVESLERLFRSKFGEER is encoded by the coding sequence ATGGGTGAGATGAACGAGGCGAGGGACGCCGAGGCAGCTTTCCCGGGCGAGGTGACCCGGCGGGTGGTGGTGACCAACCAGCTCGGCCTGCACGCGCGTCCGGCCGGAAAGCTGGCCCAGACCGCCCAGAATTTCAAGGCCTCCATCTCCATCGTCTGCCAGGACCAGGAAGTGGACGCCAAGAGCATTTTGGAAATCCTGACCCTGGCGGCGGCCCAGGGCAGCTCCCTGGACCTCAAGGCCAAGGGAGAGGACGCCGCCCAGGCCGTTGAAAGCCTGGAACGGCTTTTCCGCTCCAAGTTCGGCGAGGAACGCTAG
- the rsmI gene encoding 16S rRNA (cytidine(1402)-2'-O)-methyltransferase has protein sequence MCATPSARLWVVATPLGNLGDLSPRAREILASADLVLAEDTRRAGLLFQRLGLPAKGFLSLYEHNEEARVEQVLAALAEGRNAALVSDAGTPLLSDPGYRLVRACRAAGLPVSPVPGPSAPVAALSACGLPPLPFVFLGFLPRKDGDIRRLLETYAALPATLVFFERKTRLSSTLALAAEVLGPREFCVARELTKEFEEFVRGRLDALDALPEEFLGEITVVLGPPETPAKLTEEALLDLLREESARGGKPREVARRAASRAPGWSAKEAYDKLNALRKD, from the coding sequence ATGTGCGCGACGCCTTCAGCCCGGCTCTGGGTGGTGGCCACGCCGCTTGGCAACCTTGGTGACCTCTCGCCCCGGGCCCGCGAGATCCTCGCCTCGGCGGACCTCGTCCTGGCCGAGGACACCCGCCGCGCCGGGTTGCTCTTCCAGCGCCTGGGCCTGCCCGCCAAGGGATTCCTGAGCCTCTACGAGCACAACGAGGAGGCCCGGGTGGAGCAGGTCCTGGCCGCTCTGGCCGAGGGCCGGAACGCGGCCCTGGTCTCGGACGCGGGCACCCCGCTCCTCTCGGACCCGGGCTACCGCCTCGTGCGCGCCTGCCGAGCCGCCGGGTTGCCGGTGTCGCCCGTGCCCGGGCCCTCGGCCCCCGTCGCCGCGCTCTCGGCCTGCGGCCTGCCGCCCCTGCCCTTCGTCTTTCTGGGCTTTCTCCCGCGCAAGGACGGCGACATCCGCCGCCTGCTGGAAACCTACGCCGCCCTGCCCGCCACCCTGGTCTTCTTCGAGCGCAAGACCCGGCTCTCCTCCACCCTGGCCCTGGCCGCCGAAGTCCTCGGCCCCCGGGAGTTCTGCGTGGCCCGTGAGCTGACCAAGGAGTTCGAGGAGTTCGTCCGGGGCCGCCTGGACGCCCTGGACGCCCTGCCCGAGGAGTTCCTGGGCGAGATCACCGTGGTGCTGGGCCCGCCCGAGACTCCGGCCAAGCTGACCGAGGAGGCCCTGCTGGATCTTCTGCGCGAGGAATCCGCGCGCGGAGGCAAGCCCCGCGAGGTGGCCCGCCGCGCCGCGTCCCGGGCCCCGGGCTGGAGCGCCAAGGAAGCTTACGATAAACTGAACGCCCTGCGAAAGGATTGA
- a CDS encoding PTS system mannose/fructose/sorbose family transporter subunit IID, translating to MPADRLTKAVILSFLRCYLMGANFNTRGMQNIGLVYAMLPGLAAIHKDPARFRQAVKRYVRHYNSHPFWAPCLVGIFLSTEQRIAAGAFPPAMLEKVKDRTTYTLSAIGDSVFAGSLLIYWALSTACLLLAGHTAAALLEGLIFFIGLQVFKVYTFWRGLRGGFLFLESLKRWDLINWGQRIKYANAALLLWFWMLVWPKPVAWQGWLAGMIGLAVTARLVQQFRLPRTIPAVGLAALWALYPVVVESLGGWPF from the coding sequence ATGCCCGCGGACAGGCTGACCAAGGCCGTTATCCTGTCGTTTCTGCGCTGCTACCTGATGGGGGCCAACTTCAACACCAGGGGCATGCAGAACATCGGGCTGGTCTACGCCATGCTTCCCGGGCTGGCCGCCATCCACAAGGATCCGGCCCGCTTCCGCCAGGCCGTGAAGCGCTACGTGCGCCACTACAACTCCCATCCCTTCTGGGCCCCCTGCCTGGTGGGCATCTTCCTCTCCACGGAACAGCGCATCGCCGCCGGAGCCTTCCCTCCAGCCATGCTGGAAAAGGTCAAGGACCGGACCACCTACACCCTCTCGGCCATCGGCGACTCGGTCTTCGCGGGCAGCCTGCTCATCTACTGGGCCCTGTCCACGGCCTGCCTGCTCCTGGCCGGGCACACGGCGGCGGCGCTTCTCGAAGGTCTCATTTTTTTCATTGGTCTCCAGGTGTTCAAAGTGTATACTTTCTGGCGCGGGTTGCGCGGCGGCTTCCTCTTCCTGGAAAGCCTCAAGCGTTGGGATCTCATCAACTGGGGCCAGCGCATCAAGTACGCCAACGCGGCGCTCTTGCTCTGGTTCTGGATGCTGGTGTGGCCCAAACCCGTGGCCTGGCAGGGATGGCTGGCGGGCATGATCGGCCTCGCCGTGACAGCCCGGCTCGTGCAGCAGTTCCGCCTGCCCCGGACCATCCCGGCGGTGGGGCTGGCCGCGCTCTGGGCCCTTTATCCGGTCGTCGTCGAATCCCTCGGCGGCTGGCCGTTTTGA
- a CDS encoding FAD-binding oxidoreductase, giving the protein MLTDRQKESLLSLFPGDGCVLDPEQALALGADASRRFARPWAVVRPETEEQTAEFLRFAQAENLPVYPRARGTSRVGGAVPAEGGVVVSMLRMDKILDVDAADFVAEVEPGVVTGAFQATLREKRLFYPPDPASAGYSTIGGNAATCAGGMRAVKYGVTRDYVLGLSAALPGGRIIRAGGRCHKDVSGLDLTRLFVGSGGTLGIITRLTLKLLPLPEAQASLLCAFASLEAALDAARAGFEAGILPVSLEFLDATALGAVADAGCALCPQDSGAALLYRLDGSAGAVLADLDRLKAALAPLKPLALETAATPEAEEKLWEVRRTVSQALHRVGPDKAAEDVAVPRGRIPAAVAAFREAGRANGLRVACFGHLGDGNIHVNVLFDARKPDELRRAASAKEAILRAALDLGGTLSGEHGLGLTKGAYLPWRHGPEEIARMRGVKAVFDPQGIMNPGKEWGSGRAACSGREGTS; this is encoded by the coding sequence ATGCTGACCGATCGTCAGAAAGAATCTCTGCTCTCGCTGTTTCCGGGCGACGGCTGCGTCCTGGATCCGGAGCAGGCCCTGGCCCTGGGCGCGGACGCCTCGCGCCGTTTCGCCCGCCCCTGGGCCGTGGTCCGTCCGGAGACCGAGGAGCAGACCGCCGAGTTCCTGCGCTTCGCCCAGGCCGAGAACCTGCCCGTGTATCCCCGCGCCCGGGGCACCAGCCGCGTGGGCGGGGCCGTGCCCGCCGAGGGCGGGGTGGTGGTTTCCATGCTGCGCATGGACAAGATTCTGGACGTGGACGCGGCCGACTTCGTGGCCGAGGTGGAGCCCGGTGTGGTCACCGGCGCGTTCCAGGCCACGCTAAGGGAAAAACGTCTGTTCTATCCGCCGGACCCGGCCAGCGCGGGCTACTCGACCATCGGCGGCAACGCCGCCACCTGCGCCGGAGGAATGCGCGCGGTGAAGTACGGCGTGACCCGGGACTACGTGCTCGGACTCTCGGCGGCCCTGCCGGGCGGACGGATCATCCGGGCGGGCGGGCGCTGCCACAAGGACGTCTCGGGCCTGGACCTGACGCGGCTCTTCGTGGGTTCCGGCGGCACGCTGGGGATCATCACCCGGCTGACCCTCAAGCTCCTGCCCCTGCCCGAGGCCCAGGCCTCGCTGCTCTGCGCCTTCGCTTCCCTGGAGGCGGCCCTGGACGCGGCCCGGGCCGGATTCGAGGCGGGCATTCTGCCGGTGTCGCTGGAATTTCTCGACGCCACGGCCCTGGGCGCGGTGGCTGATGCGGGCTGCGCCCTGTGCCCCCAGGATTCCGGCGCGGCCCTGCTCTACCGCCTGGACGGCTCGGCCGGGGCGGTGCTGGCGGACCTGGACCGGCTCAAGGCGGCCCTGGCCCCGCTCAAGCCCCTGGCCCTGGAGACGGCGGCCACCCCAGAGGCCGAGGAAAAGCTCTGGGAAGTGCGGCGCACGGTGAGCCAGGCCCTGCACCGCGTGGGTCCGGACAAGGCCGCCGAGGACGTGGCCGTGCCCCGGGGACGCATCCCGGCCGCCGTGGCCGCGTTCCGGGAGGCCGGGCGCGCCAACGGCCTGCGCGTGGCCTGCTTCGGCCACCTGGGCGACGGCAACATCCACGTGAACGTGCTCTTCGACGCCCGGAAGCCCGACGAACTGCGCCGCGCGGCCTCGGCCAAGGAGGCCATTCTGCGCGCGGCCCTGGATCTGGGCGGCACGCTTTCCGGCGAACACGGCCTGGGGCTGACCAAGGGCGCCTACCTGCCCTGGCGGCACGGCCCCGAGGAGATCGCGCGCATGCGCGGGGTCAAGGCCGTCTTCGACCCCCAGGGAATCATGAATCCCGGCAAGGAATGGGGCTCGGGGAGAGCCGCCTGTTCCGGCCGTGAAGGAACGTCATAG
- a CDS encoding YraN family protein: protein MPARPPAHLRLGARGETTAARFLERAGLTVLERNWRWKQWELDMICREGDTLVFVEVKTRGPGSLATPAEAVDGRKQAKLGKAAAQYLSKNKLWDSPCRFDVVCVRVGDDGEEIEHVRDAFSPALGGGHAAWQPW from the coding sequence ATGCCCGCAAGGCCGCCTGCCCATCTGAGGCTCGGCGCGCGCGGCGAGACGACCGCCGCCCGCTTCCTGGAGCGGGCCGGGCTGACCGTACTCGAACGCAACTGGCGCTGGAAGCAGTGGGAGCTTGACATGATCTGCCGCGAGGGCGACACCCTGGTCTTCGTGGAGGTCAAGACGCGCGGGCCGGGCTCACTGGCCACCCCCGCCGAGGCCGTGGACGGCCGCAAGCAGGCCAAGCTGGGCAAGGCCGCCGCGCAGTATCTGAGCAAGAACAAACTCTGGGATAGTCCCTGCCGCTTCGACGTGGTCTGCGTGCGCGTCGGCGACGACGGGGAGGAGATCGAGCATGTGCGCGACGCCTTCAGCCCGGCTCTGGGTGGTGGCCACGCCGCTTGGCAACCTTGGTGA
- the smpB gene encoding SsrA-binding protein SmpB yields MSEKPEAAGRKPIAENRNARRLYELTETLEAGLALQGSEVKSLRDGRVSFKDGYVDVKNGEAFLVGVHIAPYEKTSLFDRPDPERPRKLLLHRREIDRLQAKAEQKGLTIVPVRLYFTRGRVKLEIALAKGKKVHDRRDDLKQKDIARDTARQLAQYNK; encoded by the coding sequence ATGAGCGAGAAACCAGAAGCGGCCGGGCGCAAGCCCATCGCCGAGAACAGAAACGCCCGGCGGCTCTATGAGCTCACCGAAACCCTGGAGGCCGGACTCGCGCTCCAGGGCTCGGAGGTCAAGTCCCTGCGCGACGGCCGCGTGAGCTTCAAGGACGGCTACGTGGACGTGAAGAACGGCGAGGCCTTCCTCGTCGGCGTGCACATCGCGCCCTACGAGAAGACCTCCCTCTTCGACCGGCCCGACCCCGAACGCCCCCGCAAGCTCCTCCTTCACCGCCGCGAGATCGACCGTCTCCAGGCCAAGGCCGAGCAGAAGGGCCTGACCATCGTCCCCGTGCGCCTCTACTTCACGCGCGGCCGGGTCAAGCTCGAAATCGCCCTGGCCAAGGGCAAGAAGGTCCACGACCGCCGCGACGACCTGAAGCAGAAGGACATCGCCCGCGACACCGCGCGCCAGCTGGCCCAATACAACAAATAG
- a CDS encoding ribonuclease HII has product MPQFFLHEHADPPAALVAGVDEAGRGCLAGPVVAAAVILPESYDLPGLGDSKALSEHSRETLAPLIRVQAAAWAVALARPREIDALNILQATFLAMSRAVRHLRVRPRLLLVDGDKTIPEHLLDGPSAQRAEVDGDARIAAISAASVLAKTVRDHMLLALDRRFPGYGLAEHKGYGTAVHREALLRLGPSSIHRLTFRGVLPEDRRKGASCPQGRLPI; this is encoded by the coding sequence ATGCCCCAGTTCTTTCTGCACGAGCACGCCGATCCCCCCGCCGCCCTGGTGGCCGGAGTGGACGAGGCGGGCCGGGGCTGTCTGGCCGGGCCCGTGGTGGCCGCGGCGGTGATCCTGCCGGAATCCTACGACCTGCCCGGGCTGGGGGACTCGAAAGCCCTCTCCGAACACTCCCGCGAGACGCTGGCCCCGCTCATCCGAGTCCAGGCCGCGGCCTGGGCCGTGGCCCTGGCCCGCCCCCGCGAGATCGACGCCCTGAACATCCTCCAGGCTACCTTCCTGGCCATGAGCCGCGCCGTGCGCCACCTGCGGGTCCGGCCCCGGCTCCTGCTCGTGGACGGCGACAAGACCATCCCCGAACATCTTTTGGACGGCCCTTCGGCCCAACGCGCGGAGGTGGACGGCGACGCCCGGATCGCGGCCATCTCGGCGGCCTCGGTCCTGGCCAAGACCGTCCGCGACCACATGCTCCTGGCCCTGGACCGGCGCTTTCCGGGCTACGGCCTGGCCGAGCACAAGGGCTACGGCACGGCGGTCCACCGCGAGGCCCTGCTCCGGCTGGGCCCCAGCTCCATCCACCGGCTCACCTTCCGAGGCGTGCTGCCCGAAGACCGGCGCAAAGGCGCGTCATGCCCGCAAGGCCGCCTGCCCATCTGA
- the ptsP gene encoding phosphoenolpyruvate--protein phosphotransferase yields MARVIIPGISVSTGIAIGKAFFLNRNRTAHLPRLTVAEEAVAHEAERLAQAFLQAEDELAAARDKVPAELKEHRLIIDSHLMMLKDPKLRNAARAYITDMRLNAEWALEKALGDLEKTFGALDDVYIRERMQDVRFVIVKVQSHLIGQDKDLRSIEGRVIIMAHDLTPADTVELDVNKILGFATVQGGKTSHTGIMARTLGIPAMVGVADLESHVLEGDFVIIDGLSGKIVIDPDEDELTRYNELSAQFEDYTRRIIRECQLPAETSDGYRVQVLANIELLEEVAAVLDRGGEGIGLYRTEYSYLNRTDLPSEEELAEKYSDLVSIMSPRRVIFRTLDLGADKFIQSFGSLEEPNPALGMRAIRFCLRHPDLFRTQLRAVCRASAYGNASIMFPMISGLKELRRAKSLLRDAQDELRREGIPFNEEMPVGIMVELPSAVMIAEFLAEECDFFSIGTNDLIQYSVGIDRTNRHVSYLYQPLHPAVLRAIKHVTDAAHQAGIEVSLCGEVASDPFCVPIIMGMQVDSISLTPQAIPGIKRVIRQARMTDCRDLLREVLSCRTVGRVNRLVKETIFKRFPEELTFFASLLDNEEHGG; encoded by the coding sequence GTGGCCCGAGTCATCATTCCCGGCATTTCCGTCTCCACGGGCATCGCCATCGGCAAGGCCTTCTTCCTGAACCGCAACCGGACGGCCCATCTGCCTCGGCTCACCGTGGCCGAGGAGGCCGTGGCCCACGAGGCCGAGCGCCTGGCCCAGGCCTTCCTCCAGGCCGAGGACGAGCTGGCCGCCGCCCGCGACAAGGTTCCCGCCGAGCTCAAGGAGCACCGGCTCATCATCGACTCCCACCTGATGATGCTCAAGGATCCCAAGCTGCGCAACGCCGCCCGCGCCTACATCACGGACATGCGCCTGAACGCCGAATGGGCCCTGGAAAAGGCCCTCGGCGACCTGGAGAAGACCTTCGGAGCCCTGGACGACGTCTACATCCGCGAACGGATGCAGGACGTCCGCTTCGTCATCGTCAAGGTCCAGTCCCACCTCATCGGCCAGGACAAGGATCTGCGCTCCATCGAGGGCCGGGTCATCATCATGGCCCACGACCTGACCCCGGCCGACACCGTGGAGCTGGACGTGAACAAGATCCTGGGCTTCGCCACGGTCCAGGGCGGCAAGACCTCGCACACCGGCATCATGGCCCGCACCCTGGGCATCCCGGCCATGGTCGGCGTGGCGGACCTGGAATCCCACGTCCTCGAAGGCGACTTCGTGATCATCGACGGCCTCTCGGGCAAGATCGTGATCGATCCCGACGAGGACGAGCTGACCCGCTACAACGAACTTTCCGCCCAGTTCGAGGACTACACCCGGCGCATCATCCGCGAATGCCAGCTCCCGGCCGAAACCAGCGACGGCTACCGCGTGCAGGTCCTGGCCAACATCGAACTGCTGGAGGAGGTGGCCGCGGTCCTGGACCGGGGCGGCGAGGGCATCGGCCTCTACCGCACCGAATACTCCTACCTCAACCGCACCGACCTGCCGAGCGAGGAGGAGCTGGCCGAGAAATACTCGGACCTCGTCTCCATCATGTCCCCCCGCCGGGTCATCTTCCGCACCCTGGACCTCGGCGCGGACAAGTTCATCCAGAGCTTCGGCTCCCTGGAGGAGCCCAACCCGGCCCTGGGCATGCGCGCCATCCGCTTCTGCCTGCGCCACCCGGACCTCTTCCGCACCCAGTTGCGGGCCGTCTGCCGGGCCAGCGCCTACGGCAACGCCTCGATCATGTTCCCCATGATCTCCGGCCTCAAGGAGCTGCGCCGGGCCAAGAGCCTCCTGCGCGACGCCCAGGACGAGCTGCGCCGCGAGGGCATCCCCTTCAACGAGGAAATGCCCGTGGGCATCATGGTCGAGCTGCCCTCGGCCGTGATGATCGCCGAATTCCTGGCCGAGGAGTGCGACTTCTTCAGCATCGGCACCAACGACCTCATCCAGTACAGCGTGGGCATCGACCGCACCAACCGGCACGTGTCCTACCTCTACCAGCCCCTGCACCCGGCCGTTCTGCGCGCCATCAAGCACGTCACCGACGCCGCCCACCAGGCCGGCATCGAGGTCAGCCTCTGCGGCGAGGTCGCTTCCGACCCCTTCTGCGTGCCGATCATCATGGGCATGCAGGTGGACAGCATCTCGCTGACCCCCCAGGCCATCCCGGGCATCAAGCGGGTCATCCGCCAGGCCCGCATGACCGACTGCCGCGACCTGCTGCGCGAGGTTCTCTCCTGTCGCACCGTGGGCCGCGTCAACCGGCTGGTCAAGGAAACCATCTTCAAGCGCTTCCCCGAGGAACTGACCTTCTTCGCCTCTCTCCTGGACAACGAGGAGCACGGCGGATAG
- a CDS encoding GGDEF domain-containing protein, whose translation MGYLLTVQINMFMCLLLAVCLAVAFLKLDLEKTEHKLFIGMVLSILALLGLEIWSVVLNAEFNAAVRADGHLVALNKLVNVVGFALVPFPPLLLLLFLHSWISRPIPRILLPLYAAPLLASVILALLSYHGGVLFNISPLNEYSRGEYFLASPLVSYAYFLLNAVFIWKNRSRLRVQEIVFLLATIIIPAFIGLVQLMYFVYLTIWNSWAVSAVVLFVYILVYKSEMDELTRLGNRRVYREIIFKARRMKELRMSIAMLDMDDLKKINDAYGHGEGDHAIRVLADGMRRFFGREFHPMRFGGDEFAAVHFDDDPAVLAERLAGLEAYLEEYNASSGKPYRISFSHGIAVSGAGECVNDLLRRCDKIMYERKRRRICAD comes from the coding sequence ATGGGGTATCTTCTCACCGTCCAGATCAACATGTTCATGTGCCTGCTGCTGGCGGTCTGTCTGGCCGTCGCGTTCCTCAAGCTCGATCTGGAGAAGACGGAACACAAGCTCTTCATCGGCATGGTCCTGAGCATCCTCGCCCTGCTCGGGCTGGAGATCTGGAGCGTGGTGCTCAACGCCGAGTTCAACGCGGCGGTCCGGGCCGACGGGCATCTCGTGGCCCTCAACAAGCTCGTCAACGTGGTCGGCTTCGCCCTCGTCCCCTTTCCGCCCCTGTTGCTCCTGCTCTTCCTGCATTCGTGGATCTCCAGGCCGATTCCGCGGATATTGCTGCCGCTCTATGCCGCGCCGCTTCTCGCCAGCGTCATTCTGGCCCTCCTGAGCTACCACGGCGGCGTGCTGTTCAACATCTCGCCGCTGAACGAGTATTCCCGGGGGGAGTATTTCCTCGCCTCGCCGCTGGTGAGCTACGCCTATTTCCTCCTCAACGCCGTGTTCATCTGGAAGAACAGGAGCAGACTGCGGGTTCAGGAGATCGTCTTTCTGCTGGCCACGATCATCATCCCGGCGTTCATCGGCCTGGTTCAGCTGATGTATTTCGTCTACCTGACGATCTGGAACAGCTGGGCCGTTTCGGCGGTCGTGCTCTTCGTCTACATCCTGGTCTACAAATCGGAAATGGATGAGCTCACGAGGCTCGGAAACCGCAGGGTCTACCGGGAAATCATCTTCAAGGCCAGGCGGATGAAGGAGCTGAGAATGTCCATCGCCATGCTCGACATGGACGACCTCAAGAAAATCAACGACGCCTACGGCCACGGCGAGGGAGACCACGCCATCCGCGTGCTCGCGGATGGAATGCGGCGGTTCTTCGGCCGCGAGTTCCACCCCATGCGCTTCGGCGGGGACGAGTTCGCCGCGGTGCATTTCGACGACGACCCAGCCGTGCTGGCCGAAAGGCTCGCCGGGCTGGAGGCCTATTTGGAGGAATACAACGCCTCCTCCGGCAAGCCCTACCGCATTTCCTTCAGCCACGGCATCGCCGTGTCCGGCGCGGGGGAGTGCGTGAACGATCTGCTGCGGCGTTGCGACAAGATCATGTACGAGCGCAAGCGCCGTCGGATCTGCGCGGACTGA
- the bioB gene encoding biotin synthase BioB — protein MNRFDQIAEAVLNGRTLSDAELRTVTEARDEDVPAISAAAFTVRRSFLGDTVTFCAIVNAKSGRCSENCAFCAQSGHHTTDAPVHDFLPLPKIVAAARRAREAGACRLGIVTSGLTPRGGDFERLVEAVAAVRAEGVLADVSPGLLDGGQIERLQAAGLAGYHHNLETSQDFFPNICTTHAWEDDALAVHQAVAAGLFVCSGGLFGLGESWEDRVDLALSLARLGVRSVPMNFLTPIPGTRLENRPILSRAESLKILALYRFLLPRAHLRVCGGRPAVFGADREAVLLSGADGLMIGDYLTTPGENPERDREAAAGLGLRLETPEDAA, from the coding sequence ATGAACCGCTTCGATCAGATCGCCGAGGCCGTGCTGAACGGCCGCACCTTGTCCGACGCCGAACTGCGGACCGTGACCGAGGCCAGGGACGAGGACGTTCCCGCCATTTCGGCCGCCGCCTTCACCGTGCGCCGGAGCTTCCTGGGCGACACCGTCACCTTCTGCGCCATCGTCAACGCCAAGAGCGGCCGCTGTTCCGAGAACTGCGCCTTCTGCGCCCAGTCCGGCCACCACACGACAGACGCCCCGGTGCACGACTTCCTGCCCCTGCCGAAGATCGTGGCGGCCGCGCGGCGGGCCCGCGAGGCCGGGGCCTGCCGCCTGGGCATCGTGACCAGCGGGCTCACCCCTCGCGGCGGGGACTTCGAGCGGCTCGTGGAGGCCGTGGCCGCGGTCCGGGCCGAGGGCGTCCTGGCCGACGTCTCGCCCGGGCTCCTGGACGGCGGGCAGATCGAGCGCCTCCAGGCCGCCGGGCTCGCGGGCTACCACCACAACCTGGAGACGTCCCAGGACTTCTTTCCGAACATCTGCACCACCCACGCCTGGGAGGACGACGCCCTGGCCGTGCATCAGGCCGTGGCCGCCGGGCTCTTCGTCTGCTCCGGCGGGCTCTTCGGCCTGGGCGAGTCCTGGGAGGACCGCGTGGATCTTGCTTTGTCCCTGGCCCGGCTGGGGGTCCGGTCCGTGCCCATGAACTTCCTCACGCCCATCCCGGGCACACGCCTGGAGAATCGGCCGATCCTCTCCCGGGCCGAGTCCCTGAAGATCCTGGCCCTGTACCGCTTCCTCCTGCCCCGGGCGCACCTGCGCGTCTGCGGCGGCAGGCCCGCCGTGTTCGGGGCCGACCGCGAGGCCGTGCTCCTCTCCGGAGCCGACGGCCTGATGATCGGGGATTATCTCACCACACCGGGCGAGAACCCGGAGCGGGACCGTGAGGCGGCGGCGGGCCTGGGCCTGCGCCTGGAGACGCCGGAGGACGCGGCGTGA
- a CDS encoding biotin transporter BioY has product MNPLAPLHRLVWTALLAAAVAAGAWIVVPIGPVPVSLQPLFVFLAGYALGPRRGALCILLYILAGVIGLPVFAGGRSGPAQLLGPTGGYLLGFVLSAWITGLATGGHGRALTWVRGLGFGIPALIAAYVPGVFWLRHVLDTDWTRALALGLAPFLPWDCLKIVAAVACYRLLSRCRLLPGNGDAAPPGGGSCPRTG; this is encoded by the coding sequence GTGAACCCCCTGGCCCCGCTGCACCGGCTGGTCTGGACCGCCCTGCTGGCCGCCGCCGTGGCCGCCGGAGCCTGGATCGTGGTGCCCATCGGGCCGGTGCCGGTGTCGCTCCAGCCGCTGTTCGTCTTCCTGGCCGGATACGCCCTGGGTCCGCGCCGGGGCGCGCTCTGCATCCTGCTCTACATCCTGGCCGGGGTCATCGGCCTGCCGGTGTTCGCGGGCGGACGCTCGGGACCGGCCCAACTCCTGGGCCCCACGGGCGGCTACCTCCTGGGCTTCGTCCTCTCCGCCTGGATCACGGGCCTGGCCACGGGCGGACACGGCCGCGCCCTGACCTGGGTCAGGGGCCTGGGCTTCGGGATTCCGGCCCTGATCGCGGCCTACGTCCCGGGCGTCTTCTGGCTGCGCCACGTCCTGGACACGGACTGGACCCGGGCCCTGGCCCTGGGGCTGGCCCCCTTCCTGCCCTGGGACTGCCTGAAGATCGTGGCCGCCGTGGCTTGCTACCGGCTGCTCTCCCGGTGTAGGCTGCTCCCAGGAAACGGGGACGCCGCGCCCCCCGGAGGAGGTTCATGCCCGCGGACAGGCTGA
- the rplS gene encoding 50S ribosomal protein L19 codes for MNAILKNIEAEQMRMDIPAVKAGDTIKVHLRIIEGEKERIQVFQGVVIRVHRGGVGSTFTVRKMSDGVGVERVFPFHSPFIERVEVLSEGKVRRSRLYYLRELKGKASRIKSKQIWE; via the coding sequence ATGAACGCCATCCTGAAAAACATCGAAGCCGAGCAGATGCGCATGGACATCCCGGCGGTCAAGGCCGGGGACACCATCAAGGTCCACCTGCGCATCATCGAGGGCGAGAAGGAGCGCATCCAGGTTTTCCAGGGTGTGGTCATCCGCGTCCACCGCGGCGGTGTCGGCTCCACCTTCACCGTGCGCAAGATGTCGGACGGAGTGGGCGTGGAGCGCGTGTTCCCCTTCCATTCGCCCTTCATCGAGCGGGTGGAGGTTCTCTCCGAGGGCAAAGTCCGCCGGAGCCGCCTCTACTACCTGCGCGAACTCAAGGGCAAGGCCTCGCGCATCAAGTCCAAGCAGATCTGGGAGTAG